One Methanosphaera sp. WGK6 genomic region harbors:
- a CDS encoding TIGR04083 family peptide-modifying radical SAM enzyme, which translates to MHIMIIPTMGCPANCSYCWSSETTSLVMSKETMDDTVEWLKNFKKEPVTFTFHGGEPLLAGYDFYEYALNKIATELDFLYPAFAIQTNLWLMDDHLAELFKNYEVPIGSSLDGPKELNDIQRGVGYYEKTIKGYEIAKKHGLRVSFISTFTNYSIKRKEEIFNFFKDNGFNLKIHPALPSIKSHKSDNFTLEPEDYGELLLYLLDQYLDLADRIELKNIDHLCKGAFVRKGLVCTYVDCMGSTFAVGPDGSIYPCYRFVDMPDYVIGHVSDKPTYDELMDSKAEKLLLEYKDFVDEDCKNCKHIDYCRGGCPYNALTISNHEVNCVDPHCKAYKMIYDEIDEALNQKLNIAFDELNDVVEKDFNFTLNVGFENQENNTGKKFTVMDIAMK; encoded by the coding sequence ATGCATATAATGATAATACCAACAATGGGATGTCCAGCAAACTGTAGTTATTGTTGGAGTTCAGAAACAACATCACTTGTAATGTCAAAAGAAACAATGGATGATACAGTAGAATGGTTAAAAAATTTTAAAAAAGAACCTGTAACATTCACATTCCATGGTGGTGAACCATTATTAGCAGGTTATGATTTCTATGAATATGCATTAAATAAAATTGCTACTGAATTAGATTTCTTATATCCTGCATTTGCCATACAAACAAATTTATGGTTAATGGATGATCATTTAGCAGAATTATTTAAGAATTATGAAGTACCTATAGGTAGTAGTCTGGATGGTCCAAAAGAATTAAATGATATTCAACGAGGAGTAGGTTACTATGAAAAAACAATTAAAGGTTATGAAATTGCTAAAAAACATGGTCTTAGGGTAAGTTTTATTAGTACTTTCACAAATTATTCTATTAAACGTAAGGAAGAAATCTTTAATTTCTTTAAAGATAATGGATTTAATCTGAAAATACATCCAGCGCTACCCTCAATCAAAAGTCATAAAAGTGATAATTTTACACTTGAACCTGAAGATTATGGTGAATTATTATTATATTTGTTAGATCAATATCTTGACTTAGCAGATAGAATTGAATTAAAAAATATAGATCATTTATGTAAAGGTGCATTTGTACGTAAAGGATTAGTATGTACTTATGTTGATTGTATGGGAAGTACCTTTGCAGTAGGACCTGATGGTAGTATTTATCCATGTTATCGTTTTGTAGATATGCCTGATTATGTTATTGGTCATGTATCTGATAAACCAACATATGATGAATTGATGGATAGTAAAGCTGAAAAATTATTGCTTGAATATAAAGACTTTGTGGATGAAGATTGTAAAAATTGTAAGCATATTGATTATTGTAGGGGTGGTTGTCCATATAATGCTCTTACAATAAGTAATCATGAAGTTAACTGTGTTGACCCTCATTGTAAAGCATATAAAATGATTTATGATGAAATTGATGAAGCTTTAAATCAAAAATTAAACATAGCCTTTGATGAATTAAATGATGTTGTTGAAAAAGATTTTAATTTCACATTAAATGTTGGCTTTGAAAATCAGGAAAATAACACAGGTAAAAAGTTTACTGTAATGGATATTGCAATGAAATAA
- a CDS encoding thiamine pyrophosphate-binding protein, producing the protein MKINKNIAQYLVDKLESYGVEYVFGYPGEQIIPIYEALRKSNIKHILMRHEQGAVHAADAYARITGKYGVCLATAGPGAMNLVMGVSTAYKDNVPLIVITGDVSKKDKGTDSFQDLDINTVFKPITLKSFYSSTPEKLENNIEEIFNNNEQGITGPFHINIPKDIQIKPMNVDHKVIKGNKIKAPLESDIKEVIKLIEDAEKPLIIVGSGVNYAGATNELIKFIEKTKIPMTTTYHARGILSEENKRNLGLIGNRGTKKANYASEHADLILAFGSRLSDRTTSHINTENIVQINTKKEQNHAKYFYNNNIKEFLIKLNENKLPVNNNKWKIRINNQEDIQNKVYCETKKLHPEKVIETILNEVTDNITMTIDAGTTPTYLTIDSTITKQSQMLFPGGFGPMGYSIPASIGASFARPDDIIFATTGDGSIQMTIQELGVISTYKLPIIIFIINNNLLGIIKQWQDMANLPQYQVTLNNPDFIKIAEAYDIESDNITSLEELTTKIREAKKNKKPHLFNINVDDVHIPLP; encoded by the coding sequence ATGAAAATAAACAAGAATATTGCACAGTATTTAGTAGATAAACTAGAATCATATGGGGTTGAATATGTTTTTGGTTATCCTGGAGAACAAATAATTCCAATATATGAAGCACTTCGTAAATCTAATATTAAACATATACTTATGAGACATGAACAAGGTGCTGTACATGCAGCTGATGCATATGCACGTATAACAGGCAAGTATGGTGTTTGTTTAGCTACTGCGGGTCCTGGTGCTATGAATTTAGTAATGGGTGTATCCACAGCATATAAGGATAATGTTCCTCTTATTGTTATAACAGGAGATGTTTCAAAGAAAGATAAGGGAACTGATTCATTCCAAGATTTAGATATTAATACTGTATTTAAACCAATTACTTTAAAATCATTTTATTCATCTACTCCTGAAAAATTAGAGAATAACATTGAAGAAATTTTTAATAATAATGAACAAGGAATAACAGGCCCCTTTCACATAAACATACCTAAAGATATACAAATTAAACCAATGAATGTAGACCACAAAGTAATAAAAGGAAATAAAATAAAAGCACCACTCGAATCTGATATTAAAGAAGTAATTAAATTAATAGAAGATGCTGAAAAACCATTAATTATTGTAGGTTCTGGAGTTAATTATGCAGGAGCAACAAATGAATTAATCAAATTTATTGAAAAAACAAAAATACCTATGACTACAACATACCATGCACGAGGAATACTATCTGAAGAAAATAAAAGAAATCTTGGATTAATTGGAAACAGAGGAACTAAGAAAGCAAACTATGCTTCAGAACATGCAGATTTAATACTAGCTTTTGGTTCTAGATTAAGTGACAGAACAACAAGTCACATAAACACTGAAAACATAGTACAAATTAATACAAAAAAAGAACAAAACCATGCAAAATACTTCTATAACAATAACATAAAAGAATTTTTAATCAAACTAAATGAAAATAAACTTCCAGTAAATAATAATAAATGGAAAATTAGAATAAATAACCAAGAAGATATACAAAATAAAGTATACTGTGAAACAAAAAAACTACATCCAGAAAAAGTTATAGAAACCATACTTAATGAAGTAACAGATAACATAACTATGACAATTGATGCTGGAACAACACCAACATACCTAACAATAGATTCCACAATTACCAAACAATCCCAAATGTTATTCCCTGGAGGTTTTGGTCCAATGGGTTATTCAATACCTGCAAGTATTGGAGCATCTTTTGCAAGACCAGACGATATAATCTTTGCCACAACAGGTGATGGATCTATACAAATGACAATACAAGAATTAGGTGTAATAAGTACATACAAACTACCAATTATCATATTCATCATTAACAACAATCTTCTAGGAATCATAAAACAATGGCAGGATATGGCCAATTTACCACAATACCAGGTAACATTAAATAACCCTGATTTTATAAAAATAGCTGAAGCTTATGATATAGAATCAGATAATATAACATCCCTTGAAGAGCTAACAACAAAAATAAGAGAAGCTAAAAAGAATAAAAAACCACATTTATTCAATATTAATGTAGATGATGTACATATACCTCTACCATAA
- a CDS encoding deoxyuridine 5'-triphosphate nucleotidohydrolase — protein MLGEKELLKLFPEYKDSIQPSGIDLKLDKIYRQVGPGSLINNEKNLPELEEINCEDNIYTLEPKTAYSVTIEGKTNIPKGYTMLYLPRSTLLRSFISVHTAVGDPGFYGTLQFMVVNNGEYSYKIKKGERIAQAVVFPVSGSGEYNGSYQEKK, from the coding sequence ATGTTAGGAGAAAAAGAATTATTAAAATTATTTCCAGAATACAAGGATTCAATACAACCATCAGGCATAGATCTTAAACTAGACAAAATTTATAGACAAGTAGGACCAGGTTCATTAATTAATAATGAGAAAAACTTACCTGAACTTGAAGAGATTAACTGTGAAGACAATATTTACACATTAGAACCAAAAACAGCATATAGTGTTACAATAGAGGGTAAAACTAACATTCCAAAAGGATATACTATGTTATATCTCCCCAGATCTACTTTACTACGTTCTTTTATATCAGTGCATACAGCTGTAGGTGATCCAGGATTTTATGGAACTCTCCAGTTTATGGTAGTTAATAATGGAGAATACTCATATAAAATTAAAAAAGGTGAAAGAATAGCTCAAGCAGTTGTATTCCCAGTTAGTGGTTCTGGTGAATATAATGGTAGTTATCAAGAGAAAAAATAG
- a CDS encoding DUF368 domain-containing protein: MGTSDIMPGISGGTIALITGIYDKLISSISNIKLLFLKPLFKGDLNGFKNQLLEEIDFKFFIPLGLGIIIAMIVMAGIINFLLTDYAGFTYSFFAGLILASIYILYKQLDAFNIKSILISVIFTILGYIFVGLNPIQATHSLPVLFISGFIAICAMLLPGISGSSLLLLLGQYEYIIEALHNLELVKLIIFVLGAAIGFMGMSRVIKYLLENHKQTTVAGLIGIMIGSMRIPLQQIVGVQTTALPICIIIGIIGMAIVLVIELKSNYELI, from the coding sequence ATGGGAACATCAGACATAATGCCTGGTATTTCTGGTGGAACGATAGCTTTAATCACAGGAATATATGATAAACTAATTAGTTCTATAAGTAATATTAAACTATTATTTTTAAAACCACTATTTAAAGGAGATTTAAATGGTTTTAAGAATCAATTATTGGAAGAAATAGATTTTAAATTTTTCATACCTCTAGGATTAGGTATTATAATTGCAATGATTGTAATGGCAGGTATAATTAACTTTTTATTAACTGATTATGCTGGTTTCACATATTCATTCTTTGCAGGATTAATATTAGCATCCATCTATATATTATATAAACAATTAGATGCATTTAATATTAAATCAATATTAATCTCAGTAATATTTACAATACTAGGTTATATATTTGTAGGTTTAAATCCTATACAAGCAACACACTCACTACCTGTATTATTTATATCTGGATTTATAGCAATATGTGCAATGTTATTACCGGGAATATCTGGTTCATCATTATTACTATTATTAGGACAATATGAATATATAATTGAAGCACTTCATAATTTAGAACTAGTGAAACTAATAATATTTGTATTAGGTGCAGCAATAGGATTTATGGGAATGTCCAGAGTAATAAAATACTTACTTGAAAATCATAAACAAACAACAGTTGCTGGTCTTATAGGTATAATGATAGGATCTATGAGAATACCTCTACAACAAATAGTTGGAGTGCAAACAACTGCACTACCTATATGTATCATAATTGGAATAATAGGAATGGCAATAGTTTTAGTAATTGAATTAAAATCAAACTATGAATTAATATAA
- a CDS encoding trans-aconitate 2-methyltransferase, whose translation MYENNYNPNINKTIIYYDEMTDALINAIPDNKSNPRILDLGCGTGGLVTKIFKRFPKAHVVCVDISNVMIEIAKENLSDYDNVEFIQDDFTKMKFTSNYDAVISSVTLNYLSYESKKKLLEKVYDALNKGGVFYNADFLMPNSKYNDILNQRKFEEYLKEKDILIQNATDNEKTKKYTSSFTVLGIIKLLDSIGFKEIDLIWKYYSNGVLGGTKL comes from the coding sequence TTGTATGAAAACAATTATAATCCAAATATAAACAAAACAATAATATATTATGATGAAATGACTGATGCATTAATAAATGCAATTCCAGATAACAAATCAAATCCTAGAATATTAGATTTAGGTTGTGGAACTGGTGGACTTGTAACAAAAATATTTAAAAGATTTCCTAAAGCTCATGTAGTATGTGTAGATATATCTAATGTAATGATTGAAATAGCAAAGGAAAACCTATCAGACTATGATAATGTTGAATTCATACAAGATGATTTTACAAAAATGAAATTTACTAGTAATTATGATGCAGTAATATCCTCAGTAACACTAAATTATCTTTCATATGAATCTAAAAAGAAATTACTTGAAAAAGTATATGATGCATTAAATAAAGGTGGTGTATTTTACAATGCTGACTTTTTAATGCCAAATAGTAAATATAATGATATACTAAATCAAAGAAAATTTGAAGAATATCTTAAAGAAAAAGATATATTAATACAAAATGCAACAGACAATGAAAAAACAAAGAAATATACTTCATCATTCACAGTATTAGGAATAATAAAATTACTTGATTCAATTGGATTTAAAGAAATTGATTTAATATGGAAATATTATTCAAATGGGGTTCTTGGCGGAACAAAACTATAA
- a CDS encoding trans-aconitate 2-methyltransferase, protein MSDLKEHFNKAAEDYDNLINKTLINYDEMITALINAIPDNEEPRILDLGCGTGNITQKVLERFPNAKITCLDLSDKMIKLAKEKLAGYDNVEYVLGDFTIIDIIDKYDAIISSLALHHIPTDEGKKKMYQHIYNALNEGGVFYNADVIKPNSKYNAKLNERMNDKYMQDNGVSKDTQDNHKQKRENNDIPITLIAHLKLLEEVGFKEIDVIWKYYANAVYGGTRL, encoded by the coding sequence ATGTCTGACTTAAAAGAACATTTTAATAAAGCAGCAGAAGACTATGATAATTTAATAAATAAAACATTAATAAATTATGATGAAATGATAACTGCACTAATAAATGCAATACCTGATAATGAAGAACCAAGAATATTAGATCTTGGCTGTGGAACAGGAAACATAACACAAAAAGTACTAGAACGATTTCCAAATGCAAAAATAACATGTCTTGATTTATCAGATAAAATGATAAAACTTGCAAAAGAAAAACTAGCAGGCTATGATAATGTAGAATATGTATTGGGAGACTTCACAATAATTGATATAATTGATAAATATGATGCAATAATATCTTCATTAGCATTACATCATATACCTACTGATGAAGGTAAAAAGAAGATGTATCAACATATATATAATGCATTAAATGAAGGTGGAGTATTCTATAATGCAGATGTAATAAAACCAAATAGTAAATATAATGCAAAATTAAATGAACGTATGAATGATAAATATATGCAAGACAATGGAGTATCTAAAGATACTCAAGATAATCATAAACAAAAACGAGAAAATAATGATATTCCTATAACCCTTATAGCACATCTGAAACTACTTGAAGAAGTAGGATTTAAAGAAATTGATGTAATTTGGAAATATTATGCAAATGCAGTATATGGTGGAACAAGATTATAA
- the ftsY gene encoding signal recognition particle-docking protein FtsY, with amino-acid sequence MFDFIRKRINKTIKDSEKAVPEDEITEQESIEEPVEEEIEETSETEEVESNEEEEKSADETEEKSHEPLEEETIDETEEESDSEEEKEDKKGFFGFLRRNKNKKEDEEEKEPEQEELEKQSNDTSEEKLEDSLSEEDETINEPSEIKEESEEKSDAEKETKYDGEEKGSRFGFITKKTIKEEDIEEILEELEFSLIEGDVAFDVADRIVEAVKEDLIGRKIKRRGDMELFTTNALKKAITEIIDNGYYDLLGDIEAAKSKGEPYKIMFVGINGTGKTTTIAKIAKYLEKHNYSSVLGASDTFRAGAIEQLEYHAKNLNLKIIKHERNSDPAAVAYDTVEHAKATGKDVVLIDTSGRMQTNANLMDEMKKIKRVSQPDIVLYVGDALMGNDATEQATKFNEVIDIDGIILTKADADAKGGAAISIGHVINKPILFIGTGQSYDDLMEFEPSWMINQIFGEEEA; translated from the coding sequence TTGTTTGATTTCATACGTAAACGAATAAATAAAACAATAAAAGATTCAGAAAAAGCAGTACCTGAAGATGAAATAACTGAACAAGAATCTATTGAAGAACCTGTTGAAGAAGAAATAGAAGAAACTAGTGAAACAGAAGAAGTAGAATCTAACGAAGAAGAGGAAAAATCAGCTGATGAAACTGAAGAAAAATCCCATGAACCTCTGGAAGAAGAAACAATAGATGAAACTGAAGAAGAATCTGACTCTGAAGAAGAAAAAGAAGATAAAAAAGGATTTTTTGGATTCTTACGAAGAAATAAAAATAAAAAAGAAGATGAAGAGGAAAAAGAACCAGAACAAGAAGAACTTGAAAAACAATCAAACGATACTAGTGAAGAAAAACTAGAAGATTCCCTCTCTGAAGAAGACGAAACTATTAACGAACCATCAGAAATTAAAGAAGAATCTGAAGAAAAATCAGATGCTGAAAAAGAAACAAAATATGATGGAGAAGAAAAAGGTAGTAGATTTGGATTTATTACTAAAAAAACAATTAAAGAAGAAGATATTGAAGAAATTCTTGAAGAATTAGAATTTTCCCTCATTGAAGGTGATGTTGCATTTGATGTTGCTGACAGAATAGTTGAAGCAGTAAAAGAAGATCTTATAGGACGTAAAATTAAACGTCGAGGAGATATGGAATTATTTACAACAAATGCACTTAAAAAAGCTATAACTGAGATTATAGATAATGGATATTATGATTTATTAGGTGATATTGAAGCAGCTAAATCAAAAGGAGAACCTTATAAAATAATGTTTGTAGGTATTAATGGTACTGGTAAAACAACAACTATTGCTAAAATAGCAAAATATCTTGAAAAACATAATTACTCATCAGTACTTGGTGCATCAGATACATTTAGAGCGGGAGCTATTGAACAACTAGAATATCATGCTAAAAACTTAAATCTTAAAATAATAAAACATGAACGTAACTCTGATCCTGCAGCTGTTGCATATGATACTGTTGAACATGCAAAAGCAACAGGTAAAGATGTTGTATTGATTGATACATCAGGTCGTATGCAAACAAATGCTAACCTTATGGATGAAATGAAAAAAATTAAAAGAGTATCACAACCAGATATTGTGCTTTATGTTGGAGATGCATTAATGGGAAATGATGCTACTGAACAAGCAACTAAATTCAATGAAGTCATAGATATTGATGGTATTATTTTAACTAAAGCTGATGCAGATGCTAAGGGTGGAGCAGCTATATCTATAGGACATGTAATTAATAAACCAATATTATTTATAGGTACAGGTCAATCTTATGATGATTTAATGGAATTTGAACCTTCATGGATGATTAATCAAATATTTGGTGAAGAAGAAGCTTAG
- the pfdA gene encoding prefoldin subunit alpha, which translates to MDDRKRLEQMVNEINQLQQQGETITKQLEQLNISLNDIKSAEEAVKGIKGTAGKETLVPIGAGCFITTELKSEDIIMGVGAEVAIKKSREEAEKTLKQDKEEVEKLVKALTEQLQQINEYIAKQRPEAERLMKETGVQ; encoded by the coding sequence ATGGATGACAGAAAAAGATTAGAACAAATGGTTAATGAAATAAATCAATTACAACAACAAGGAGAAACAATTACTAAACAATTAGAGCAACTAAATATATCATTAAATGATATAAAATCTGCTGAAGAAGCTGTTAAAGGTATTAAAGGAACAGCTGGAAAAGAAACATTAGTACCTATTGGTGCAGGATGTTTCATTACTACAGAACTTAAATCCGAAGACATCATCATGGGTGTAGGTGCTGAAGTAGCTATCAAAAAAAGTAGAGAAGAAGCAGAAAAAACTCTAAAACAAGACAAAGAAGAAGTAGAAAAATTAGTTAAAGCTTTAACTGAACAATTACAACAAATTAATGAATACATTGCAAAACAAAGACCAGAAGCAGAAAGACTAATGAAAGAAACTGGAGTACAATAA
- the rpl18a gene encoding 50S ribosomal protein L18Ae, giving the protein MKTKIFRVKGKLLDVDKVKPFTRELKGIKEEDVQEKLYSEFGSKHRLNRDSIIFEDISEITADEVTDPVVKDLI; this is encoded by the coding sequence ATGAAAACAAAAATATTTAGAGTAAAAGGAAAATTATTAGACGTGGATAAAGTTAAACCATTTACAAGAGAATTAAAAGGAATAAAAGAAGAAGATGTTCAAGAAAAATTATATTCTGAATTTGGTAGTAAACACAGATTAAACAGAGACTCTATCATCTTCGAAGATATTTCTGAAATTACAGCAGATGAAGTAACTGATCCAGTAGTAAAAGATTTAATTTAA
- a CDS encoding translation initiation factor IF-6 produces MIQRFDIDGNPNLGVSILAKDNVAIVSPGLQESYLKSIKETLNVPIIKTPICGSNLAGALMAGNSNGLLVSPYIFAHEVDIIREHDINVEIMPDKLTAIGNIIVANDNGALVNPDLSNKAKKIIRSTLDVEVVECTIAGLDIIGSTIVATNKGALVHPDASEEELDLVEDVLGVPAEIGTVNRGVKLVGACIIANSNGVIVGNKTTGPELARIDQVFNLFEGSL; encoded by the coding sequence ATGATACAAAGATTTGATATTGATGGAAACCCAAATTTAGGTGTTTCAATCTTAGCAAAGGATAATGTTGCTATAGTTTCACCGGGACTTCAAGAATCATACTTAAAAAGTATTAAAGAAACATTAAATGTACCAATAATTAAAACACCAATCTGTGGTAGTAACCTAGCAGGAGCATTAATGGCTGGAAATTCTAACGGTCTACTTGTATCACCATATATCTTCGCACATGAAGTAGATATTATTCGTGAACATGATATTAATGTTGAAATTATGCCTGATAAATTAACTGCAATAGGAAATATTATTGTAGCTAATGATAATGGAGCTTTAGTAAATCCTGACTTATCTAACAAAGCTAAAAAAATTATTAGAAGTACATTAGATGTTGAAGTTGTTGAATGTACTATAGCTGGATTAGATATAATAGGTTCTACAATAGTTGCAACAAATAAAGGCGCTTTAGTACATCCTGATGCATCAGAAGAGGAATTAGATTTAGTAGAAGATGTATTAGGTGTACCTGCAGAAATTGGTACGGTTAACCGTGGAGTTAAACTCGTAGGAGCATGTATCATTGCAAATTCCAATGGTGTTATTGTAGGAAATAAAACTACAGGACCCGAACTAGCAAGGATTGACCAAGTATTCAACTTATTTGAGGGATCATTATGA
- a CDS encoding 50S ribosomal protein L31e: MERIYTIPLRDVKRVPRQKRASKAMRYIREFIQKHVKAEDVIIDQAVNEKIWERGREKIPSKIKVKATEEDGTVEVTLVDE, encoded by the coding sequence ATGGAAAGAATTTACACAATTCCACTAAGAGATGTAAAAAGAGTACCTAGACAAAAAAGGGCATCAAAAGCAATGAGATACATCAGAGAATTCATTCAAAAACATGTGAAAGCTGAAGACGTTATCATTGATCAAGCTGTTAACGAAAAAATATGGGAAAGAGGACGAGAAAAAATCCCATCAAAAATTAAAGTTAAAGCTACTGAAGAAGATGGAACTGTAGAAGTAACATTAGTAGATGAATAA
- a CDS encoding 50S ribosomal protein L39e, protein MSKNKTLPKKLRLAKKTKQNRRVPIFAMMKTARKLRTHPKARQWSRSKIKV, encoded by the coding sequence ATGAGCAAAAATAAAACTTTACCTAAAAAATTAAGATTAGCTAAAAAAACTAAACAAAACAGAAGAGTTCCTATCTTCGCTATGATGAAAACAGCAAGAAAATTAAGAACTCATCCAAAAGCTAGACAATGGAGTAGAAGTAAAATTAAAGTATAA
- a CDS encoding 7-cyano-7-deazaguanine synthase: protein MKAAVLYSGGKDSSLMAVILDKLGYDVELVTINFGKFNSSIPATQSAESLNFKHKVIQLDQEILNDAVNMIIKDNFPNNGINHIHHTVLEILSDEYSIIADGTRREDRIPKLTFSEIQSLEDRKNIQYLNLTGIGYKTINDTCDRLFNLQKAESNIHNSSDYEMEIRVLLQEKGYNTDEIFPQHIQSRVIGWKENEQK, encoded by the coding sequence ATGAAAGCAGCTGTATTATATAGTGGTGGAAAAGATAGTTCATTAATGGCAGTTATATTAGATAAACTAGGATATGATGTTGAATTAGTTACTATTAACTTTGGTAAATTTAATTCAAGTATACCTGCAACACAATCAGCTGAAAGTCTGAACTTTAAACATAAAGTCATACAATTAGACCAAGAAATCCTGAATGATGCAGTTAATATGATTATTAAAGATAATTTCCCAAATAATGGTATAAATCATATACATCATACAGTTCTTGAAATTTTATCAGATGAATATAGTATTATTGCTGATGGAACAAGACGAGAAGATAGAATTCCAAAATTAACATTTTCAGAAATTCAAAGTCTAGAAGATCGTAAAAATATCCAGTATCTAAATCTTACAGGAATTGGTTATAAAACCATAAATGATACTTGTGATAGATTATTTAATCTTCAGAAAGCTGAAAGTAATATTCATAATAGTTCAGATTATGAAATGGAAATCAGAGTCTTACTTCAAGAAAAAGGATATAACACAGATGAAATATTCCCACAACATATACAATCAAGAGTTATAGGATGGAAGGAAAATGAGCAAAAATAA
- a CDS encoding DNA-binding protein — MSELDEIRRKRMEELQQQQMAAQQQQGANLQQMQQEEAMRQKYEEEKKNALRQILSPEARQRLANLRLTKAELVNAIEMQLIQLAQAGRLQIPVSDATVKQILMETTSKKHEIHITRK; from the coding sequence ATGAGTGAACTTGACGAAATTAGACGTAAAAGAATGGAAGAACTTCAACAACAACAAATGGCTGCTCAGCAACAACAAGGAGCTAATCTTCAACAAATGCAACAAGAAGAAGCAATGAGACAAAAATACGAAGAAGAGAAGAAAAATGCGTTGAGACAAATATTATCACCAGAAGCACGTCAAAGACTCGCTAACTTAAGATTAACAAAAGCAGAACTTGTAAATGCTATTGAAATGCAATTAATTCAATTAGCACAAGCTGGACGTTTACAAATACCAGTAAGTGATGCTACAGTAAAACAAATCTTAATGGAAACAACTAGCAAAAAGCATGAAATTCATATCACAAGAAAATAA